In Engraulis encrasicolus isolate BLACKSEA-1 chromosome 24, IST_EnEncr_1.0, whole genome shotgun sequence, a single genomic region encodes these proteins:
- the LOC134440808 gene encoding uncharacterized protein LOC134440808 gives MEDDMQQLREELERLRADNEQLRQERAPRQVSDSGSSTGTGDNPQSNSGTGSGAAAPERLVVIPRDRKCPKFNGKTGLTVVEWIEEARACMRARHLEAREKSLFICDHLEGDAKEEIKYRPRAEKTDPEKIFSVLRDLYGCTESYMTLQQSFFSRQQQEGETLHEFSLALMALMEKVKQRAPDSMTNADILLRDQFVEHVLDSALRRELKQFIRRQPQATLLEVRGEAITWEREGLPGGARGRSFSLPSAYGIQYRVQGHPHAASPGPVQPEAPAMSQSNELSEMMKLLKQQQEQLSRLSQTVDTLQNPPMPSRPQRRGSLVCHRCQQHGHFARDCDGPRVPSRPRANSFSGESSGVARSSQQPHQQGN, from the coding sequence ATGGAGGACGACATGCAACAGCTCAGAGAGGAGTTGGAGCGCCTAAGGGCGGACAACGAGCAATTGCGGCAGGAGCGGGCTCCCCGGCAGGTAAGTGACTCAGGTTCATCCACAGGCACAGGGGATAATCCTCAGTCTAACTCGGGAACTGGAAGTGGCGCAGCGGCTCCGGAACGACTGGTGGTGATCCCTCGAGATCGTAAGTGCCCTAAGTTCAATGGTAAAACCGGTTTAACTGTTGTAGAGTGGATCGAGGAAGCCCGTGCTTGTATGCGTGCTCGCCATCTAGAGGCTCGTGAGAAGTCATTGTTCATTTGCGATCATTTGGAGGGAGACGCGAAGGAAGAAATCAAATATCGTCCTAGAGCAGAGAAAACCGACCCAGAAAAGATCTTCAGTGTCTTGAGGGATTTGTATGGCTGTACTGAGTCATATATGACCCTCCAGCAATCCTTCTTTTCGAGGCAGCAGCAGGAAGGGGAAACTTTACATGAGTTTTCTTTAGCCTTAATGGCTTTAATGGAAAAGGTCAAGCAGAGGGCGCCTGATAGTATGACGAATGCTGACATCCTTCTCCGCGATCAGTTCGTGGAACATGTCTTGGACAGTGCGCTCCGACGAGAGTTGAAGCAGTTTATACGCCGGCAGCCACAAGCTACTCTACTTGAGGTACGCGGTGAGGCTATTACATGGGAGCGAGAGGGTCTTCCTGGGGGTGCTAGGGGGCGTAGCTTTTCTCTTCCTTCTGCCTACGGTATACAGTATAGGGTCCAAGGCCACCCACATGCTGCTTCACCGGGCCCCGTACAACCAGAGGCCCCAGCGATGTCTCAAAGTAATGAACTGAGTGAGATGATGAAGTTATTGAAACAGCAACAGGAGCAACTATCTCGACTCAGTCAAACTGTGGATACCTTGCAGAACCCCCCAATGCCTAGCCGACCACAACGCCGGGGCTCATTGGTCTGCCATCGATGCCAGCAGCACGGTCATTTTGCCAGAGATTGCGATGGGCCGCGAGTGCCCTCCCGTCCAAGGGCCAATTCATTCTCTGGTGAGTCCTCCGGTGTTGCTAGGTCTTCTCAGCAACCTCACCAACAGGGAAACTGA